In Fibrobacter sp. UWT2, one DNA window encodes the following:
- a CDS encoding 16S rRNA (guanine(527)-N(7))-methyltransferase RsmG → MSYRENKNQQNLLNQFLTEHGVQLSEDVLGKLYDFADLVVNTKQFGNLISAKDSEKFLSRHIADSLVPYIYIVNGGLQDNSTPNSSLLKATEGSDLIPHTCKWADMGAGAGCPIFPLAIVMPHVEFFAVEPRHMRVEFMKFAKEKLHLDNLTVVGKRFETSGLAYLDYVSCRALSTFENDWERAQPGLKGGGKFLTLKSFNNIVHLENDPAVHIYKYALPQEEQVYALVTRGNE, encoded by the coding sequence AAATCAGCAGAACCTTTTGAACCAGTTCTTGACGGAACATGGTGTGCAGCTGTCCGAAGATGTACTCGGCAAGCTTTATGATTTTGCAGACTTGGTGGTAAATACCAAGCAGTTTGGTAACCTGATTTCGGCAAAGGACTCCGAGAAGTTCTTGAGCAGACACATCGCCGATTCCCTCGTTCCCTATATATATATAGTGAACGGTGGATTGCAAGACAATTCAACTCCGAATTCCTCACTCCTCAAAGCGACCGAAGGGAGCGACCTCATACCCCACACCTGTAAGTGGGCCGATATGGGTGCGGGGGCAGGTTGTCCGATTTTTCCGCTCGCCATCGTTATGCCCCATGTGGAATTCTTTGCAGTCGAACCCCGCCATATGCGCGTGGAATTCATGAAGTTCGCCAAGGAAAAACTGCACCTGGATAATCTGACCGTCGTAGGCAAGCGTTTCGAAACTTCGGGACTTGCCTATCTGGACTATGTGAGTTGCCGCGCCCTTTCGACTTTCGAAAACGACTGGGAACGTGCCCAGCCCGGTTTGAAGGGCGGTGGAAAATTCCTCACGCTGAAAAGTTTCAACAATATTGTTCACCTGGAAAATGATCCGGCAGTACACATATATAAATATGCACTCCCGCAGGAAGAACAAGTTTACGCCTTAGTCACTCGAGGTAATGAATGA